A window of Lacibacter sediminis contains these coding sequences:
- a CDS encoding MutS-related protein: MAETIQPDSFYKHRISDLNIKLNNLLKSKQLLGWIRFGILAATALVIWLFSSYGILVSAVVFLLGLAAFLFAVRKDLVNKEAISHHERLMAINEQELLYLQHQYTHQKDGSEFYKDEHPYAGDLDIFGRASLYQYINRTHSQQGNQLLADWLLAPATPEVLQARQKAAQELKQQSNWRQELQAHGSSSTIAIATEKKMEEWLKEDNQFIDKKIWQIVAYMLPVIATGTLICFLFDIISYQLFLQSLLVFTISAFAITRMIVPLYRKLNKITGQMEVLSNSIACIEQAEFKDPLLVELKHQFHSGSNKASQQIMQLKNIFNRFDYRLNPVVFIPLNIFLLWDLQQVLQLEKWKQKNNQQINHWFAALAELEALNSIATLAFNHPHWTFPQLKTDEPTFIAEQLGHPLIAEQKNVLNDFTTTGKEQINLITGSNMAGKSTFLRSVGVNMVLAAMGAPVCAKQLTVTPLKVMSSMRIKDNLEESTSTFYAELKKLKQIIDAVNNNEPVFILLDEILRGTNSNDRHTGSKALIKQLLHHKATGILATHDLELANLAHEFPAGIHNYHFDVQVNKDELYFDYKLKRGVCQSMNASILMKKIGIEL; this comes from the coding sequence ATGGCAGAAACGATTCAACCGGATTCATTTTACAAGCACCGGATAAGTGATCTAAATATCAAACTCAATAATTTACTGAAAAGTAAACAGCTCCTTGGCTGGATAAGATTTGGCATTTTAGCAGCAACAGCATTAGTTATCTGGCTATTTTCTTCTTACGGTATTCTTGTATCAGCAGTCGTCTTTTTACTTGGTCTTGCTGCGTTCTTATTTGCGGTAAGAAAAGACCTCGTAAATAAAGAAGCCATCAGCCATCATGAACGTTTGATGGCTATTAACGAACAGGAATTGCTTTACCTGCAACATCAGTACACCCATCAAAAAGACGGCAGTGAATTCTATAAAGATGAACATCCTTACGCCGGTGATCTTGATATCTTCGGCCGGGCTTCTCTTTATCAATATATTAACCGGACTCATTCACAGCAAGGCAATCAACTGCTTGCTGATTGGTTACTTGCTCCTGCAACTCCTGAAGTATTACAGGCAAGACAAAAAGCTGCGCAGGAATTAAAGCAACAATCAAATTGGCGGCAGGAATTGCAGGCGCATGGCTCCTCTTCTACCATTGCCATTGCAACAGAAAAGAAAATGGAAGAATGGTTGAAAGAAGACAATCAGTTCATCGATAAAAAAATATGGCAGATAGTAGCTTATATGCTGCCGGTCATTGCAACAGGCACATTGATCTGTTTTTTGTTTGATATAATCTCTTACCAACTTTTTCTTCAATCACTGCTTGTGTTTACAATCAGCGCCTTTGCCATTACACGCATGATCGTTCCACTTTACCGCAAGTTGAATAAGATTACCGGGCAAATGGAAGTACTTTCAAACAGCATTGCCTGTATTGAACAGGCAGAATTTAAAGATCCATTATTGGTTGAACTGAAACATCAATTTCATTCAGGTTCAAACAAAGCTTCACAACAAATAATGCAACTGAAGAATATTTTCAACCGTTTTGATTATCGGTTAAATCCTGTTGTATTTATTCCTTTGAATATTTTTCTGCTATGGGATCTGCAGCAAGTACTTCAATTGGAGAAATGGAAACAAAAGAATAACCAACAGATCAATCATTGGTTTGCTGCACTGGCTGAGCTGGAGGCATTGAACAGTATTGCCACACTAGCATTCAATCATCCGCATTGGACTTTTCCGCAATTAAAAACAGATGAACCAACTTTTATTGCCGAACAATTAGGTCATCCGTTAATTGCTGAACAAAAGAATGTATTGAATGATTTCACAACCACAGGGAAAGAACAGATTAATCTTATCACCGGTTCAAATATGGCCGGCAAAAGTACTTTCCTGCGAAGTGTAGGAGTAAATATGGTATTGGCTGCAATGGGTGCACCTGTTTGTGCAAAGCAATTAACTGTTACACCGTTGAAAGTAATGAGCAGCATGCGTATTAAAGATAACCTTGAAGAAAGCACTTCTACATTTTATGCTGAGCTGAAAAAACTGAAGCAGATCATTGATGCCGTGAATAACAACGAACCTGTTTTTATTTTACTGGATGAAATTTTGCGTGGTACCAATTCTAACGATCGACATACAGGTTCAAAAGCATTGATCAAACAATTACTTCATCACAAAGCAACGGGTATTTTAGCAACACATGATCTTGAACTAGCAAATCTTGCACATGAATTTCCCGCAGGCATTCATAACTATCATTTCGATGTGCAGGTAAATAAAGATGAATTATACTTCGACTACAAATTAAAAAGAGGCGTCTGCCAAAGCATGAACGCCTCTATCTTAATGAAGAAAATTGGTATAGAGTTGTAA
- the rseP gene encoding RIP metalloprotease RseP yields the protein MLLAINWAEFGIKAAQLLLSLSILIVFHEFGHYITARWFKCRVEKFYLFFDPWFSLFKKKVGETEYGIGWLPLGGYVKISGMIDESMDKEAMKLPAQDWEFRSKPAWQRLIIMIGGVTVNVLLAFIIYAMILFVWGEDRIPMNSMRDGIWTQDKLMSEIGLRNGDKILQVNGQPIDYLENLNLKVLTGSGGTILVERNGKPQEVNIPVRLVGKLVESKRRRGLLAYRIPSVVGAYDPKDTAFGKQAGLQEYDKIVAVDGKPVSFYDEMPPLFQQKKNATAQMTVLRKNDTLQLTTKVDKEGRAGIPYLTHQQYADMGVIKIEHLSYGFFESFPAGVSKTFRKLGDYIDQFKLILNPDTEAYKGIGGFKSMGSIFPAVWDWESFWSITALFSIILAFMNLLPIPALDGGHVLFTLIEMITGRKPNEKFLEYAQIVGMVILFGLLIYANGNDLFGWNK from the coding sequence ATGTTGTTAGCAATTAACTGGGCCGAATTCGGGATAAAAGCAGCACAATTATTACTGTCTCTTTCTATCCTTATTGTGTTTCATGAATTCGGTCATTACATTACTGCCCGTTGGTTCAAATGCCGTGTTGAAAAATTCTATCTCTTCTTCGATCCATGGTTCTCTTTGTTCAAAAAGAAAGTAGGTGAAACCGAATACGGTATCGGCTGGTTGCCATTAGGCGGCTATGTAAAAATTTCAGGAATGATCGACGAAAGCATGGATAAAGAAGCCATGAAACTTCCTGCGCAGGATTGGGAATTCAGAAGCAAACCGGCCTGGCAACGTTTGATCATTATGATTGGCGGTGTAACGGTGAATGTGTTGCTTGCTTTTATCATTTACGCCATGATCTTATTTGTGTGGGGCGAAGACAGAATACCAATGAACAGTATGAGAGATGGTATCTGGACACAGGATAAGTTGATGAGTGAAATTGGTTTGCGTAATGGTGATAAAATTCTGCAGGTAAATGGTCAGCCAATTGACTATCTCGAAAATCTTAATCTGAAAGTACTTACGGGGTCAGGCGGAACAATATTAGTTGAGAGAAATGGTAAGCCGCAGGAAGTAAATATTCCTGTTCGTCTTGTAGGTAAACTGGTTGAAAGTAAAAGAAGAAGAGGATTATTAGCTTACCGCATACCATCTGTTGTGGGTGCATACGATCCAAAGGATACTGCATTTGGCAAACAGGCGGGATTACAGGAGTATGATAAAATTGTTGCAGTAGATGGGAAGCCGGTTTCTTTTTATGATGAAATGCCTCCACTCTTTCAACAAAAGAAAAATGCAACAGCACAAATGACTGTTTTACGTAAGAACGACACCTTGCAGCTTACAACAAAAGTTGATAAAGAAGGAAGAGCAGGGATTCCTTATTTAACACATCAGCAATATGCTGATATGGGCGTTATTAAAATAGAACATCTCAGCTATGGTTTCTTTGAATCATTTCCTGCCGGTGTAAGCAAAACATTCCGCAAGCTTGGCGATTATATTGATCAGTTCAAACTTATTCTTAATCCTGATACTGAAGCGTACAAAGGTATCGGTGGATTTAAATCAATGGGCTCGATCTTTCCTGCTGTTTGGGATTGGGAAAGTTTCTGGAGCATTACTGCTTTGTTCAGCATCATTCTTGCCTTTATGAACCTGTTGCCAATACCTGCATTAGATGGCGGTCACGTGTTGTTTACGTTGATTGAAATGATCACCGGACGTAAACCCAATGAGAAGTTTTTAGAATATGCACAGATCGTTGGAATGGTGATCCTTTTCGGATTGCTCATCTATGCAAACGGTAATGATCTGTTTGGCTGGAATAAATAA
- a CDS encoding 1-deoxy-D-xylulose-5-phosphate reductoisomerase, producing the protein MQEQQKKRIAIFGSTGSIGTQALDVIEANPELFEVEILTAHTNDELLVKQALQFNPNAVVIVDEKKYEKVKQALASTDVKVFTGEQSLEEAAAFDTYDMMLAAIVGFAGLKPTLRAIENKKAIALANKETLVVAGDIVMQKAVENRVPIIPVDSEHSAIFQCLVGEHRNKIDKIILTASGGPFRGRKPNFLLNVKRDHALQHPNWSMGAKITIDSATLMNKGLEMIEAKWLFNLAPEQIQVVIHPQSIIHSMVQFEDGSIKAQMGLPDMKLPIQYAMSFPQRLANNFPRYDFKKINTLSFEEPDLKTFRNLALAIDALQKGGNLPCIMNAANEIAVWAFLKNRVGFLDMTDIIEKTMNHVPFIAKPTLDEYFESDAEARNYTASLIQL; encoded by the coding sequence ATGCAGGAACAACAAAAGAAACGCATCGCAATATTTGGTTCAACCGGTTCCATTGGAACGCAGGCGCTTGATGTAATTGAAGCAAATCCCGAACTATTTGAGGTAGAAATTCTCACCGCACATACCAACGATGAACTGTTGGTAAAGCAAGCGTTGCAGTTTAATCCCAACGCAGTTGTAATTGTTGACGAAAAGAAATACGAGAAAGTAAAACAGGCATTGGCTTCAACTGATGTAAAAGTGTTTACCGGTGAGCAATCACTGGAAGAAGCTGCCGCTTTTGATACCTATGATATGATGCTTGCGGCTATTGTTGGTTTTGCAGGATTAAAACCTACACTAAGGGCCATCGAAAATAAAAAAGCAATTGCATTAGCCAACAAAGAGACTTTGGTAGTGGCAGGTGATATCGTTATGCAGAAAGCGGTTGAAAACCGTGTGCCCATCATACCGGTTGATAGCGAACACTCCGCTATTTTTCAATGTTTGGTTGGTGAACATCGTAATAAAATCGATAAAATTATTCTCACTGCAAGTGGTGGACCGTTCCGTGGAAGGAAACCAAACTTCCTGCTCAATGTAAAACGTGATCATGCATTGCAACATCCCAACTGGAGCATGGGTGCCAAGATCACCATCGATTCAGCAACCTTAATGAACAAAGGTTTGGAAATGATCGAAGCAAAATGGTTGTTCAATCTTGCACCGGAGCAGATTCAGGTTGTCATCCACCCACAAAGTATTATTCATAGCATGGTGCAGTTTGAAGACGGAAGTATTAAGGCACAAATGGGCTTGCCAGATATGAAGTTGCCTATTCAATATGCCATGTCGTTTCCACAGCGTCTTGCTAATAATTTTCCACGTTACGATTTTAAAAAGATCAATACACTTTCGTTTGAAGAACCCGATCTTAAAACATTCCGTAACCTGGCGTTGGCCATCGATGCGTTGCAAAAAGGCGGCAATCTACCGTGTATCATGAATGCAGCAAATGAAATTGCGGTATGGGCTTTCCTGAAAAACAGGGTAGGGTTCTTAGACATGACAGATATCATTGAAAAAACAATGAATCATGTCCCGTTTATTGCCAAGCCAACGCTTGATGAATATTTCGAAAGTGATGCTGAAGCCCGCAACTATACAGCCTCACTTATTCAACTCTAA
- a CDS encoding GH3 family domain-containing protein — translation MKIKSVLAKPFAGYIYKSIQKNKLTALADQDQILKQLLKTGKDTEYGKELGLAKVNGYDEYKQAVPIRDYEQIRPWIDKIIEGKHNVLWKGMPMYFAKTSGTTSGVKYIPITKESVGNHFGTARNAALCYASETGNTRFFDGKLIFLSGSPELERVGNIPTGRLSGISNHLIPKYLRTNQLPSYETNCIEDWETKLGKIVDETINQNMTLISGIPPWMQMYFDELIRRTGKKVGDIFPNFDVMIQGGVNFEPYKAKLFESIGRKVDTIEVFPASEGFFAFQDSQEAEGLLLNTNDGIFYEFVPAAEIHNENPTRLSLRDVKVGENYALIINSNAGLWSYNLGDTVKFVSTNPYRLVVTGRIKHYISAFGEHVIGEEVEQSLMKAATEENIHITEFTVAPMIQQGEGKSYHEWFIEFEHQPQNLEQFAARLNNNLRDKNIYYDDLIVGNILQPLKITPVKKNGFIDYMKSIGKLGGQNKVPRLSNDRKIADELMKWVEN, via the coding sequence ATGAAAATTAAATCAGTGCTTGCCAAGCCATTTGCAGGCTATATCTATAAATCGATCCAAAAAAATAAGCTCACGGCCCTTGCCGATCAGGATCAGATCCTGAAGCAACTCCTCAAAACCGGTAAGGACACGGAGTATGGAAAAGAGCTGGGTTTGGCCAAAGTAAATGGCTACGATGAATATAAACAGGCTGTTCCAATCAGGGATTATGAGCAAATCCGCCCGTGGATCGATAAGATCATCGAAGGCAAACACAATGTTTTATGGAAGGGAATGCCGATGTATTTCGCCAAAACTTCCGGTACAACAAGCGGGGTGAAATATATCCCGATTACCAAAGAATCAGTTGGAAATCATTTCGGTACGGCAAGAAACGCCGCTCTTTGTTATGCCTCTGAAACCGGGAACACCCGTTTTTTTGATGGGAAACTTATTTTTTTGTCAGGTTCTCCGGAACTGGAAAGGGTAGGAAACATCCCGACCGGTAGATTAAGTGGCATTTCAAATCACCTCATCCCCAAATACCTCCGCACCAACCAACTGCCTTCTTACGAAACCAATTGTATTGAGGATTGGGAAACCAAGTTGGGCAAGATCGTTGATGAAACCATCAACCAGAATATGACCCTCATCAGTGGTATTCCACCATGGATGCAGATGTATTTTGATGAGCTTATCCGCCGAACTGGTAAAAAAGTAGGGGACATCTTCCCCAATTTTGATGTGATGATACAAGGCGGGGTGAATTTTGAGCCCTATAAAGCCAAGCTTTTCGAAAGTATTGGCCGGAAAGTAGATACCATCGAGGTGTTCCCGGCCAGTGAAGGTTTCTTCGCCTTCCAGGATTCGCAGGAAGCAGAAGGATTACTATTAAATACAAATGATGGCATTTTCTATGAGTTTGTGCCTGCTGCCGAAATTCATAACGAAAACCCGACCCGGTTATCGCTTCGTGATGTGAAAGTGGGCGAAAACTATGCCCTCATCATCAACAGCAACGCCGGACTTTGGTCTTATAATCTTGGTGATACGGTGAAGTTTGTTTCCACGAATCCTTACCGACTGGTTGTTACAGGCCGTATTAAACATTATATCTCTGCTTTTGGCGAACATGTGATTGGTGAAGAAGTGGAGCAAAGCTTAATGAAAGCAGCAACGGAGGAAAACATTCATATTACCGAGTTTACCGTGGCGCCAATGATCCAGCAAGGTGAAGGAAAGAGTTACCACGAATGGTTTATTGAGTTTGAACATCAACCGCAAAACCTTGAGCAGTTTGCTGCAAGGCTCAACAATAATCTCCGTGATAAGAATATTTATTATGATGATCTGATTGTTGGAAATATTTTACAACCTTTAAAGATCACACCCGTTAAAAAGAATGGATTTATCGATTACATGAAAAGTATCGGTAAATTGGGCGGACAAAATAAAGTGCCACGTCTCAGTAACGATCGCAAGATCGCTGATGAGCTAATGAAGTGGGTAGAAAACTAA
- the rplU gene encoding 50S ribosomal protein L21, with protein MFAVVKIAGQQFKVSEGQSLYVPHIEGNAGDQVEFSDVLYVDTDGKISVGADAKVKVKAEIVAERKGKTVIAFKMKRRKGFRKKKGHRTLYTHIKVTGIA; from the coding sequence ATGTTTGCAGTAGTTAAAATAGCCGGTCAGCAATTTAAAGTTTCAGAAGGTCAGAGCCTGTACGTTCCTCACATTGAAGGTAACGCCGGCGATCAAGTTGAGTTTTCTGATGTATTATATGTTGACACAGATGGAAAGATCAGTGTTGGTGCTGATGCAAAAGTGAAAGTGAAAGCAGAGATCGTTGCTGAAAGAAAAGGCAAAACAGTGATCGCTTTTAAAATGAAACGTCGTAAAGGTTTCCGTAAAAAGAAAGGTCACCGTACGCTTTATACACACATCAAAGTAACTGGTATTGCATAA
- the rpmA gene encoding 50S ribosomal protein L27, whose translation MAHKKGEGSVKNGRDSQSKRLGVKIYGGQPAASGNIIIRQRGTVYHPGKNVGVGKDFTIFALADGVVEFKKGKNNKTFVSVAPVEAGA comes from the coding sequence ATGGCACATAAAAAGGGTGAAGGTAGTGTAAAGAATGGTCGTGATTCACAAAGCAAACGCCTTGGTGTGAAGATCTATGGTGGTCAACCAGCAGCATCTGGTAACATCATTATTCGTCAGCGTGGAACCGTGTATCACCCAGGTAAAAACGTTGGTGTTGGTAAAGACTTTACCATCTTTGCATTAGCTGATGGTGTTGTAGAATTTAAAAAAGGTAAGAACAATAAGACTTTCGTTTCTGTTGCCCCGGTTGAAGCAGGTGCTTAA
- the ftsY gene encoding signal recognition particle-docking protein FtsY: MGFFGKLFGKKEKESLDQGLEKTKEGFLGKIARAVAGKSTVDAEVLDNLEEALVSADVGIETTVEIIERIEARVAKDKYINTSELNSILQQEIENILVDAPADTTYSNFDLPAGKRPFVLMVVGVNGVGKTTTIGKLAHHFTQAGKKVMLGAADTFRAAAVDQLTIWSERAGVPIVKREMGSDPASVAFDAVSSAVAKDIDVLIIDTAGRLHTKTHLMEELSKIKRVIQKVIPDAPHDVLLVLDGSTGQNAIEQAKHFTAATDVTGLVITKLDGTAKGGVVLAIAHQFKIPVKFIGVGEKVEDLLVFDKHEFADSLFNLKK; the protein is encoded by the coding sequence ATGGGATTTTTTGGTAAGCTATTCGGAAAGAAAGAGAAAGAAAGCCTGGATCAGGGACTTGAAAAAACCAAGGAAGGATTTCTCGGTAAGATTGCAAGAGCAGTTGCAGGAAAAAGCACTGTTGATGCAGAAGTACTCGATAACCTGGAAGAAGCATTGGTAAGTGCTGATGTGGGTATCGAAACTACCGTTGAAATTATTGAACGCATTGAAGCACGTGTTGCAAAAGATAAATACATCAATACATCTGAGCTTAACTCCATTCTTCAACAGGAGATTGAAAATATTTTGGTTGATGCTCCTGCAGATACAACTTACTCCAACTTTGATCTGCCTGCAGGTAAAAGACCATTTGTATTGATGGTGGTTGGTGTGAATGGTGTTGGTAAAACAACAACCATTGGCAAACTCGCTCATCATTTTACACAGGCTGGTAAAAAAGTAATGCTTGGAGCAGCAGATACGTTTCGTGCAGCAGCGGTTGATCAGTTAACGATCTGGAGCGAACGTGCAGGTGTACCAATTGTAAAACGGGAGATGGGAAGTGACCCTGCTTCTGTTGCGTTTGATGCGGTAAGCAGTGCCGTTGCAAAAGATATTGATGTGTTGATCATCGATACGGCCGGTCGACTTCATACCAAAACTCATCTGATGGAGGAACTGAGCAAGATCAAACGGGTGATACAAAAAGTAATTCCTGATGCACCACATGATGTGTTATTGGTGCTTGATGGCTCAACCGGGCAGAACGCTATTGAGCAGGCAAAGCATTTTACTGCAGCTACTGATGTAACCGGTTTAGTGATCACAAAGCTTGATGGTACTGCTAAAGGTGGAGTTGTATTGGCAATTGCTCACCAGTTTAAGATACCTGTTAAGTTCATTGGTGTGGGGGAGAAAGTGGAAGATCTGTTGGTGTTCGATAAACACGAGTTTGCAGACAGCCTTTTCAATCTAAAAAAGTAA
- a CDS encoding DUF4295 domain-containing protein translates to MAKAASKNAKIKDAKAAAESKNWTKVIRAVRSPKSGAYTFKEQIVHKDKVKDYLAQK, encoded by the coding sequence ATGGCAAAAGCAGCTTCAAAGAACGCAAAGATTAAAGACGCTAAAGCAGCGGCAGAATCTAAAAACTGGACAAAAGTAATCAGGGCCGTACGCAGTCCTAAATCTGGTGCATATACCTTTAAGGAGCAAATTGTGCACAAGGATAAGGTGAAAGATTACCTGGCTCAAAAATAA
- the rpmG gene encoding 50S ribosomal protein L33: protein MAKKGNRVQVILECTEHKTSGQAGTSRYITTKNKKNTPERLELKKFNPILKKVTTHKEIK, encoded by the coding sequence ATGGCAAAGAAAGGTAATCGTGTTCAGGTGATCCTGGAATGTACAGAGCACAAGACTTCAGGTCAGGCTGGTACAAGTCGTTATATCACCACCAAGAATAAAAAGAACACACCGGAGCGTCTGGAGTTGAAAAAATTCAACCCAATTTTGAAAAAAGTAACGACGCACAAAGAAATCAAATAA
- the rpmB gene encoding 50S ribosomal protein L28 yields the protein MARVCQLTGKVPVGGNKVSHSNIKTKRRFLPNLQTKRFFLAEEDKWVTLKVSTEAIRTINKRGLYNVVKELRARGEHI from the coding sequence ATGGCTAGAGTTTGTCAGCTTACAGGAAAAGTGCCGGTTGGTGGAAACAAGGTGTCGCACTCAAATATTAAGACAAAGCGTCGTTTTTTGCCTAACCTGCAAACAAAGCGTTTCTTCCTGGCTGAAGAAGATAAGTGGGTTACACTTAAAGTTTCTACAGAAGCTATCCGTACCATCAATAAAAGAGGATTGTACAATGTAGTGAAGGAGTTAAGAGCAAGAGGAGAACATATTTAA
- a CDS encoding OsmC family protein, translating to MADHKVITRFEGGMRFSSQLDEHTIIIDTPVNDGGTNMGPRPKKLMLSSLAGCTGIDVVGMLNKMRVEFSDFSMDIEADLSEDSPKTYTDVKITYIIKVKEDDQGKVKKAVTLSKEKYCGVSAMFSQFADMDYEILFL from the coding sequence ATGGCAGATCATAAAGTAATTACCCGTTTTGAAGGCGGTATGCGCTTCAGCAGCCAACTCGATGAGCACACAATTATCATAGATACACCTGTAAACGACGGTGGCACTAATATGGGGCCCCGACCGAAAAAACTTATGCTCTCTTCCCTTGCCGGCTGTACCGGTATAGATGTGGTGGGGATGCTCAACAAGATGCGGGTTGAGTTTAGCGATTTCAGCATGGATATTGAAGCGGACCTGAGCGAAGACTCCCCCAAAACCTACACTGACGTTAAGATCACGTATATCATTAAGGTAAAAGAAGACGATCAGGGAAAAGTGAAGAAAGCGGTTACTCTTTCCAAAGAAAAATACTGCGGGGTTAGTGCCATGTTCAGTCAGTTTGCTGATATGGATTACGAGATCCTTTTTCTCTGA